In Mycobacterium sp. Aquia_213, the sequence CCGGAGGAACAGCGCGGTCAGCAGCGGCTTCAACAGCAGGATCGCGGCCGCCGCCGTCAGCGTCAGCCCACTGGCCAGGCTGACGGTCAGGATGCTGCGGCCATTGCCCGGCAGTTCGGGCCACCAGTGCGAGCAGATGCCCATCACCAGCCCGGCGCCGGCGAGCGCGGGAATCAGCACCCAGCTGCGGATCTGGCGCGCGGGGCGCGCCGCGGCCATCAGCCGGTTGAACGCCAGGCCCACCGAGAGGGCGAACGGGGCCAACAGCAGACCGTGCGCGGTCAGCAGATAGGTGGACTCCCCGATCGGCCAGTCCAGGTTGGGCTGATCGCGGGTGATCGCCGAGCCGATCGCGACGGCCAGGCTGGAGGTGAGCAACGCCGCGCCCATCGCGCGCGGATGCCAGGTGTTGAGCATGATCCGCAACGAGAACAACGCCCCGGCCAGCGGCACGGCATACACCGCGCCCAAGCCGGCCCCGGCCGCGCAGGCCAGCAGGATCTCGCGGTCACGACTGGACAGCCGCCTGAGCCATCCGGTCGCCAAATCGCCGAGCGCCGCGGCGAATTGGCGGGGCGCCCCCTCGCGGCCCAGGGATGCCCCCGAGCCGACCAACAGCACCTGCAGCATGGCGTCGATGCTCCAGGACAGCCGCGGTATCCGCTCGTGGCGGGCGATGGTTCCGGCCAGTGGTGGCACCTCGGTGCGGCGCCGCAGCATCCACCAGCCCAGT encodes:
- a CDS encoding chloride channel protein; this encodes MPASASGRNVDFFCAVVIVGLLAGVAGLSTTFVLHVVSHLTYHYSFGTLLAGVTGSSPVRRVLGPMVGAALAGLGWWMLRRRTEVPPLAGTIARHERIPRLSWSIDAMLQVLLVGSGASLGREGAPRQFAAALGDLATGWLRRLSSRDREILLACAAGAGLGAVYAVPLAGALFSLRIMLNTWHPRAMGAALLTSSLAVAIGSAITRDQPNLDWPIGESTYLLTAHGLLLAPFALSVGLAFNRLMAAARPARQIRSWVLIPALAGAGLVMGICSHWWPELPGNGRSILTVSLASGLTLTAAAAILLLKPLLTALFLRAGGAGGMLTPSLATGAATGTLLVLTINWVAGTHLHVPAVSLAGAAGVLAVTQGSPIWAAIFVWELARPPLWLFLVFLLTATGAHGLKKLLSVRAQKHDERAG